GTCATCATCGTCATGGCCTGGTCGTAGCCGAACTCGAAGGAGAACGCGCGTCCGATACCGCCCTGGATGACATCACTCATCCCGAAGGGTTCGATCTCGGTGCCGAAGTTCAAGCCGGCACCCGGCTCTACGGAATGACCTCGACGCGAGGATCCCACGTAGCGTCCATCGCTGCCCAGATCGCCGAAGTCCTTGAGGAACGACGACAGCGCTTCCTTGTCTTCCTTGGTGAGCACCTCGTCGAGAGCGCCCTGGTTGGTGGCCTTCTGCAGTAACTCGGACATGTAGCCGTAGGTGTCTGCTTTTGCTGCCCGGTACGTGATCGACTGATTGGCAAGGGGCTTGCTGCCGGTGTAGTTGACGAGCGTGTTGGCATTCTGGTTGCCGAACATCTGCAGTTCGACGCCCAACTCGCGGCAGTAGTCGATGGTGTTGTGATTCTGCGGGATTCGCGTTGCACCGAGATTGTAGAAGTGCCCCTCCGAGAACGTGCAGGTCTGAGTCTCGCCGTTGAGATCCGTCTCCTCCGTCCCGTTACGGATCGACCACACTCGTCCACCCGGGCGGGTGCGGGCTTCGAGGACGGTAACCTTGTATCCGGCCTTCTGCAGCTCGTACGCCGAACACAGACCCGCCGGGCCGCCCCCCAGGATCACAACGGAATGACTGCCCTTGACCTGTCCGATCAAGTCACCCGCTGCCGGCGCCTGAAAACGTCGCGGTGACGCCGAAGCTGCCGGTGCCAAACCGATGGAAGACATAGCTCCCAGTGCCAGGCCCGCGCCGCCGGTGATTCCCAGACTGCGCATGAAAGATCTACGTGTGTACGACATTCAAGCTCCCAAGTGTGCGCCCGGCGACCCGGGTTGTTGGTGTGGAAACAACAATGGCGGGACGATGGGTCGAGAACTTGTCACACAGGAAACAGTCCGTGGGACTCGAGTGAGAATCAGCCGCCGCACCGACAGGTGCTCTCTCAGCCGGATGCGATCAGGGGACTCACTTACGAAACTTCTCCGTTACAGAAGTGCATTAGCGTCCCGCGCATGTCCGCACTCACCGAGGCCATCGCGCGATCGTTCACCACGCGCGAGAAGCAACCAACCGCGCGCTCACCGCTGCGCGCACTCGGGCGTCGACAACTCTCGGGCGCCGAAGTTTTGGCGCAATCGGTGGCAACCACAGCACCGGCCGTCTCGATGGTTGTGCTGCCGGTCACCATGCTGACACATGGACACCTTCTGAGTGGGATGATCACGATCATTGTCGCGACCGTACTGGTCACGTTGATCGCGTTCTGCATCTCCCAATTCACCAGGAGGATGGCAGCATCGGGCGGACTCCACAGTTTTGCCTTTCGCGGGCTGGGCACCCGAGCCGCCATCACCACCGGCATCGCCATCCTCGTCAAATACGTCGGCAGTGCGGTGATGACGCTCTATCACGGTGGGCTGGCGGTGATCACGCTGCTCGGGTTTGCCGGCATACGCGTGCACGGCACATTTCAGCTGATCGCCCTGTACACCGTGCTCGCGGCTCTCATCCTTGCGTGCCTGCTCCGGAGTGTCAGATTTGCAGCACTCGCAATTCTCCTGGCCGAAAGCTGTTCCCTGCTCTTCATTGTCGTCCTCATGATGATCGGCGGAGATCAACAAGCACAGATCATTCCGTCCACCTCGGGCCACGGACTACTGATCACCGCACTCGCCGCACTCTTTGCGCTCGCCGGATTCGAGAGCGCCGCCTTCTTCGGCCCCGAAGCCCGCCGCCCACTGGTAACCGTGACGCGTACAGTCCTTTTCACCCCGATCATCTGCGGCGCCCTCTTCATCTTTGCCGGCTGGGCCGCCTGGACGGGGCGCAGCGACACCCTCGTCAACGCGTACCTGCACGGAACCTCCACCGGTGTCAGCCCTGCCGTAGTGATCGCGCTCAACATCGGAATGGGATGCTCGTGGCTCGCGTCGTCGATGGCGTCGTCGAATGCCGCGTCGCGCCTGCTCTACTCGTTCGGTGTGGAACGCCTCCTCCCCCGCGTTTTTGCACACGTGCACAGCGCGTTCCGCACACCCGACGTCGCGTTGAGCGCAGTTGTTGCCGTCGTCCTGTTCGGCGGTGGCACCTTCGCCGTGATCGGGCGAGGTGTGTTCTTCGAAGATCTCCGGCTGACGGTGCGGGCGGCGGTGATTGTCGCCTACGCACTGGTGGCGATCAGTTCCGTCGTATTCCTCACACGCATCGGCGAGGACACACCCCGCGTACTCGCCGCCGCATCCTGTGGCAGCGGTGCGGGCGCCGTGGTCCTCGGATACCTGGTGTACGCGAACATCGTTGACCACACGTACATCGCACCGATCGCAGTGCTGGTGATCCTCAGTTCGGGCACACTGTGGCAGTTCTATCTGCGTCGTCGCAGCCCGAAAAGCCTCCTGCACATCGGCGCCTTCGACCAGCCCGAAACCGAGGACGTGCTTCCCGGCGCCGGGGTTTTTGCCACCGACGCTGCCGGCAACATCGTGCTGGTGGGCGAATCCGCTGCCGGTCCGCGCTGATGGTGGGTCGACCACGAGATCTCGGCGGCCATGAACCGAGAGCAGTCCAGCGCGCATTGGCATTGCTCGAGTCCGCGGCGCAACTCGGTTCAGGCGCCACCGCCAAAGATATTGCCGCACTGGCAGGCATCCCGCCCGCCACGGCGTACCGGTTGCTCAACATCCTTGTCGCCGACGGTTACCTGGTCCGGATCGCGGATCTCTCCGGATTTGCGCTCGGCCGACGCACCCGCGAATTGGCCGGGGCCGCCGCCGAACCCACACCGGTGGACAACTCCGTACTCCTCGAAGAACTGCGCGACCAAGTGCGCTACGGCGTGTACCTCGCGTCGTACGACAAGGGAAAGGTCCGGTTGGTCGACCGCGATCCCGATCACGAGCTTTCCGGTGAACGCACTCTCGTGAGCGCGCTGCACGCCTCGGCTATCGGAAAACTGTTGTTATCTTCGCGGCCCGAACTGGCGGCCTCGCCGCTCAAGAAGATCACCGCGCACACCATCACCGACGCCGACCACCTCGAACTCGAACTCTCCCGCATCAGACGCGGTGAGCCGGCGCGGGAGGTCGACGAGATTCGCATCGGCCGCTCAGCGCTTGCCGTTCCGATCAGTGACGGCCAGAACGGTGTTGTGGGCTCGCTGGCCGCTATCGGCCCCACCGGCAGACTGTCCACCGAGGACACCGGGCTCGAGGCTTTGCTCCGCGACTACGCCGGCCGGATGGTCTCTCCATCGTTGTGCCGAGCCAGCTGACTCTCACAGCCCGAAAATTCGCTTCACGAAACCGAGGTGTTCGTCTGCCCACCCGATGAGCCCGAGCGTCTGATCTAGATTCTGAGGTGGAGTGCGCACCAGCGTGTCCCGTCTGACCAGGCGATCGAAATCGACGGCCGGAGAACCGAACTGCACACCGGCGCCGGCCATGATGTTCATCAACTCTTGGGCCAGAACCCCGTAGGCCACAGTGGTCGGATGCACCCCGTCCAAGGAGAACAAGCCACCCGACGCGCGGCCACCCAGACCGTCTGCGGCCAGGAATCGTGAATCCGGCACGGGCACAAGATCAGTCAAGGCCTTGGGCAGCGGGTAGGGCGTCCACCACGACGGTCTTGCGTTGACGTCGTCGACATATCGCCTGGATGCGACGCGCTCGAGCAACCCTGCGACGTCGAAGAGATGCCAGTCCTTGCCCACCCGGCGAGCATTCGCCACAGCCCGCTCGATCCCCGTGTTGTACAGGTCGATCGCAGTATCAACCGCCCATGCCTGCGCTCCCGTGATGTGCTGATCGCGTCGTGGATCGAAGTCGGCGTCACGCACCCATGGCCGAGCGTAGTACGGGAAATATCGTGAGCCGGTTTCGACCTTTCCGCCTAACCCGCGTGCAATCGGGGCGATTGTCACGTGCGGCACTGTGCACAGGATAACGTGCTGCGCGTTGATCTTCCGGACAGCGGCAAGCACTTCGGCGTATTCACTTGCAAAGTGGTCCGGCTGCCACACTGTGTAATCTCGTTTGCCATCCGGGTCCCGGAACTTGTCGCCGCTCCACTGCACTCGCAGATCTGTCACTGTCCGCAGCGCATTGTTCGCTCCGAGAAACACGACCAGGGTTTCGATGCACTCCTTGCCCAGTTCGGCTGCAGCGTCGAACACCGTCATCTTCTTCTCTGCATCGGACCCTCGCGGCAGCACTCGCAATGCCGTCCGCTCGCCGTTGTTCTCGACAATCTGGCTGAGCAGATCATCATGTGGTTGATGCAGTGCCGCTTCGCAACTCGCGGCAGTTTTGGTCAGAGCGTCGCGCAAGTCCCACCCGTACACCGACAGATTGTGATTGATCGCCGAGAACGTTGGTGCGACGCTACCCGGGCCTCGTTCCCAGTAGTCCTCGACCTGATCCATGAATCCGCGCGCCGCAAACAATGCCAGCGGAATCTCCCACACGTCAGTTGAGGTACCGAAACGCTCTTCCAGTGTGCGCAGCAACAATTCGATGTTGAGCGGCAGTCCACCGGGGCCGCCATAGCGAGGAAACCGGAAGTTATCGAACCAGCCGAGCTGCCACGCGATGATCGACGGATACGACAGGTCGGTGTTGAAGACGGCCCCACTCTGAAACCCTTGCGAGAGGGAGTCTCCGATCACCACCAACCGATGGCCGACCGGCCCCGCGGCCGGAACTACAGGAATCCCGAGTGTGGAATCAAACTTCGGAACACGTGGCCCTTCTGCCGCTGCAACGACCACGTCGGCTGGGGTGTCGGAAGGCAGTTCCATGGCCGATCACTTCTCGGTCTCGGAATCGGATTCCGTTTCGATCGACCTGGCCACCTCGTCGGCCCACTGCTGATTGCGGATTTCGAAATCAGCACGGTCGCGTCGGGCGATGGCTTTACCCCAAATAATGGCGATCGGTACAGCGCAGACCACCCAAAGGATCAGCCCGCCGACGACAATCCACCACATAACCTGCAATTATGCCCGATTCGAGGGAGATTCCCCACCCATGACGGCCTTACATGGTCGCTCTGCCTGCTATCGCCGACCGTAACGATTCCCGCGCCTGCGACCACCCGCCACAAACCATCCTCGTGCCGCAATGCCGAACGCCACGAATGAGAACAAATCCGACACGGTGAGGCCGTTCTCCGGAGTCAGCGTCCACAACACTTGCCCTTCGAGTGGGCCGTTGAGCAGCAACCACATCAGCGCGGCAAACGCCGTAGCAATCGCGCTGATCCGCGAAGGCTTGACCAAACACACCGTGCTGGTCACAAACAGCAGGTTCATGAAAACCATGCCGTAGAACAACGCGGTCATACGAGCGGCTTCCGTCAGCCCCGGTTGAAGTTCAGGTACGCCTTCGACGGCGTCGGACCACGCTGGCCCTGGTACTTGGAACCGGCCTCGGAACTTCCGTACGGGAACTCTGCAGCGCTCGACAGCTTGAGCAGGCAGAGCTGACCGATCTTCATTCCCGGCCACAGCGTGATCGGAAGATTCGCGACGTTCGACAGTTCCAACGTGATGTGGCCGCTGAATCCCGGATCGATGAACCCAGCAGTCGAGTGAGTCAGCAGACCCAGACGGCCCAAGCTCGACTTGCCTTCCAAACGGCCCGCAAGGTCGTTGGGCAGCGAGCACACTTCGAGCGTCGAACCGAGGACAAACTCACCCGGGTGCAGCACAAACGGCTCACCCTCAGCGGGCTCGACCAGGCTCGTCAGCTCATCCTGACGCTGCGCCGGATCGATGTGCGTGTATCGCGTGTTGTTGAAAACCCGAAACAAACCATCCAGGCGCACGTCGACGCTCGACGGTTGGACCATCGAATCGTCGAACGGGTCGATGCCCAGGCGTCCAACTGAAATTTCGGCACGGATGTCACGATCGGAGAGCAGCACAGGTAGAGGTTACCGGGTCACCACTTCAGCGCAGACCAATCACCAGGCAGATCGGACAATGCTGTGACGAACAGCTCGGGATCTTGTGTGCCGAGAAATCGAGCGCCGGTACGAGTTGCCGGGCGGGGCTCCCACACATCGGAAATGGTGTCTGATAACCTTCGGAAAGCACGTTGATCGGGGGCGAAAACCCCTCCGACCGGCTGCGACGCCGATGTAGTTCAATGGTAGAACATCAGCTTCCCAAGCTGAATACGCGGGTTCGATTCCCGTCATCGGCTCCACCAAGGGGCCAATGTTCCTCCCTGAACTGTCGACGCCACGCACTAGCCGCCAGACGCAGACACAGTGCATGGAAGAAACAAGCCTCATCCGGCCTCAGATTCGCCTGCACACCAAGATGTTTCGAGCCCTGGAATGCCGCATAGTCAGGTCCGGCTCGATCTGCTCTCAAACCACCTGAGAAATCGAAAGCCTTGGCAACGCCAAATCCGGCGACATCTTCCCTCTACGACTGCGAAACATTACGGTTAGCCGTAAGGCGGGACTTTCGGCCCTAGAATGCAATGTCAAAATTCCCATTCTGGCACCGAGAGCAGTCCGCCTACTTCGGTCCGCATCACCAATATTCATAAATACATCAGCATGAGGTATGGATATTGGAGATGCGGCGCCGAGCGGACCAATCGCGGTAATACAGTATGTTGCTACCGATTCACCAGGAAAGAGATATGACACCACCGAGTCCGACAGACGCAACAAGTTCCGATAATGCAAGCGACGACAGCGCGGATCAACGCGAGGAGACGGCCGCGGATAATGCCGAACCTGCCACTCGCGACCCGTTCTCTGCGATCAACGAGGCGTATACGGATCCCGCGCTTGTCGCCGTCTTCGAAGGGTTGCGGGCCGCTGTCAGCGGCGAGCAGTCGCACGTGTGGTCGGCGCTCAACGACAGCGCCCGGTTGCGTGCCGTCTATGACACCGGACTTCTCGAGCCCGGGCCACATCCCGAAGTCGATCAGATTGTCGGATTGACCATCGACGCGGTCGGGATCCCGAACGCTGCACTGAACATGATCACCGACGTCGAGCAAGTCAACGCCGCGATCGCCTCCCGCTCAGGCGACACCGGGGAACAACGGACCCATCCCCTCCCCGACTCACTCTGCGTCTACACAGTCGTGAGCGGTTCCCCACTCATAATCGACGACATCGCCGACCACCCGGTACTCAGGGATCATTCGGCCGCCCAAAGCGGCGTAGTGGGCGCTTACATCGGCATCCCGATCATCGACGACGCAGGTCATCCCGTAGGGACGCTGTGCGCGTGGGACAGCCAACCGCATCATTGGTCGAGTGGTGAGGTCCAGATCATGACCGACCTTGCCGACGTCGTCCAAAACGTAATCTTCGACAAATAAAAATACCGCTGCCGAGTATCTTCGATTGCTGACTGTGACGCCGAGTCGCATTCAAACCAAGCGCGAGTTGCTACGGCAAATATCGTTAGGCCCCCTATAGAATGCGATTAATGGTGAATGTACGAATTGTCTGATTAATTCGGGATTGTCGTGGATGGAGTGGGAATTGCCGCAATTGTTGGAGGTCGAGACTTCGACCGCCCCCGGAGGCCCCCCACCTACTTCTTCGAATTCTCGTAAAACATTCGGGCAGCTCATTCGGACCGATCCGCTGAGCACCATCGTCAGTGTTTCCATCGATGTGTTGTCGGCGACGATCGCGGTGGCACTCGCATGGTGGTGGGCGCTCACATCAGTTTTGGTTCATCCACCCATGTGGTGCTTCGCACTCTTTGTTCCCCTGGTCGTAATCGTCATGGGCGCGCGGTCGTTGTATCGCCGCTCGCTCAACCGCCGATTCCTCGACGAGTTCTACGGGATCCTGTCCTCTGGCTCGATCGCAGCAATGCTGCTGCTGTGCGCGCTGGTCCTGTTCGGGATCACCGATCGCCCCGGTGCTGCCGTGACCAAACTGTGGGTGTGCGCGAGCATCCTGATTCCATTCGGCCGTCTGGTTCGCGTGGTGGTCCAACGACGCCTGCAACAGAACTCCCATCTCGTGTCCCCCACGTTGGTCATCGGATCCGGACAGCTCACCCAGCACGTGATCGCTCGGATGATCGCGGCTCCTGAACACGGCATGAACCCAGTCGGAGTGCTGTCGGACGAGTCCCCCATACGCAGTGACCAGGGGACGGAGGCCGACCAGGTGCCGTACCTGGGCGCTGTTGATCGACTGGAGTCCGTCATTGCCGAAACCCAGGCCGAACGCCTGGTCATCGCATTCACGAGAGTTCACGGTGAGCTGCTGACCGGAGCGGTCCGCATCGCCCACCGCCACGGACT
The nucleotide sequence above comes from Rhodococcus sp. KBS0724. Encoded proteins:
- a CDS encoding GAF domain-containing protein; this translates as MTPPSPTDATSSDNASDDSADQREETAADNAEPATRDPFSAINEAYTDPALVAVFEGLRAAVSGEQSHVWSALNDSARLRAVYDTGLLEPGPHPEVDQIVGLTIDAVGIPNAALNMITDVEQVNAAIASRSGDTGEQRTHPLPDSLCVYTVVSGSPLIIDDIADHPVLRDHSAAQSGVVGAYIGIPIIDDAGHPVGTLCAWDSQPHHWSSGEVQIMTDLADVVQNVIFDK
- a CDS encoding sugar transferase, which codes for MEWELPQLLEVETSTAPGGPPPTSSNSRKTFGQLIRTDPLSTIVSVSIDVLSATIAVALAWWWALTSVLVHPPMWCFALFVPLVVIVMGARSLYRRSLNRRFLDEFYGILSSGSIAAMLLLCALVLFGITDRPGAAVTKLWVCASILIPFGRLVRVVVQRRLQQNSHLVSPTLVIGSGQLTQHVIARMIAAPEHGMNPVGVLSDESPIRSDQGTEADQVPYLGAVDRLESVIAETQAERLVIAFTRVHGELLTGAVRIAHRHGLRVWVVPRMYEVIGSKSLIDHIGGMPLLSVPHTNPRGWQFRVKHISDRIVAGCILLVLSPLFLTLMLLVRWSSPGPIFFAQERVGRNGQIFGCLKFRSMRLPDPDHVTFVPKTGSAPGGVEGTDRRTRIGKLMRSTSMDELPQLLNVLRGDMSLVGPRPERPEFVTLFEAQIRRYGERHRVKAGVTGWAQVNGLRGQTSIADRAEWDNYYIENWSLWLDIKILMLTVLAVFKQAE
- a CDS encoding APC family permease, yielding MSALTEAIARSFTTREKQPTARSPLRALGRRQLSGAEVLAQSVATTAPAVSMVVLPVTMLTHGHLLSGMITIIVATVLVTLIAFCISQFTRRMAASGGLHSFAFRGLGTRAAITTGIAILVKYVGSAVMTLYHGGLAVITLLGFAGIRVHGTFQLIALYTVLAALILACLLRSVRFAALAILLAESCSLLFIVVLMMIGGDQQAQIIPSTSGHGLLITALAALFALAGFESAAFFGPEARRPLVTVTRTVLFTPIICGALFIFAGWAAWTGRSDTLVNAYLHGTSTGVSPAVVIALNIGMGCSWLASSMASSNAASRLLYSFGVERLLPRVFAHVHSAFRTPDVALSAVVAVVLFGGGTFAVIGRGVFFEDLRLTVRAAVIVAYALVAISSVVFLTRIGEDTPRVLAAASCGSGAGAVVLGYLVYANIVDHTYIAPIAVLVILSSGTLWQFYLRRRSPKSLLHIGAFDQPETEDVLPGAGVFATDAAGNIVLVGESAAGPR
- a CDS encoding IclR family transcriptional regulator, with the translated sequence MVGRPRDLGGHEPRAVQRALALLESAAQLGSGATAKDIAALAGIPPATAYRLLNILVADGYLVRIADLSGFALGRRTRELAGAAAEPTPVDNSVLLEELRDQVRYGVYLASYDKGKVRLVDRDPDHELSGERTLVSALHASAIGKLLLSSRPELAASPLKKITAHTITDADHLELELSRIRRGEPAREVDEIRIGRSALAVPISDGQNGVVGSLAAIGPTGRLSTEDTGLEALLRDYAGRMVSPSLCRAS
- the dcd gene encoding dCTP deaminase: MLLSDRDIRAEISVGRLGIDPFDDSMVQPSSVDVRLDGLFRVFNNTRYTHIDPAQRQDELTSLVEPAEGEPFVLHPGEFVLGSTLEVCSLPNDLAGRLEGKSSLGRLGLLTHSTAGFIDPGFSGHITLELSNVANLPITLWPGMKIGQLCLLKLSSAAEFPYGSSEAGSKYQGQRGPTPSKAYLNFNRG
- a CDS encoding FAD-dependent oxidoreductase; translated protein: MRSLGITGGAGLALGAMSSIGLAPAASASPRRFQAPAAGDLIGQVKGSHSVVILGGGPAGLCSAYELQKAGYKVTVLEARTRPGGRVWSIRNGTEETDLNGETQTCTFSEGHFYNLGATRIPQNHNTIDYCRELGVELQMFGNQNANTLVNYTGSKPLANQSITYRAAKADTYGYMSELLQKATNQGALDEVLTKEDKEALSSFLKDFGDLGSDGRYVGSSRRGHSVEPGAGLNFGTEIEPFGMSDVIQGGIGRAFSFEFGYDQAMTMMTPVGGMDRIYYKFQDKIGMENIEFGAEVSGMKNVPEGVTVDYVVDGKAKSITADYAICTIPPHLIKRLNNNLPSDVLLALDAAKPSSSGKLGIEYSRRWWETEDRIYGGASNTDRDISQIMFPYDHYNSDRGIVVAYYSSGKRQQAFESLTHKQRLAKAIAEGSEIHGEKYTRDISSSFSGSWRRTKYSESAWASWAGAGDSHGGMATPEYTKLLEPVDRIYFAGDHLSNAIAWQHGAFTSAQDVVTHLHQRVAQGA